The following proteins are co-located in the Deinococcus metallilatus genome:
- the rfbC gene encoding dTDP-4-dehydrorhamnose 3,5-epimerase, with amino-acid sequence MIFTETKLPGAFILDLEVREDDRGGFARTFCREEFAAHGLKPDVVQANLSYNHRAGTLRGMHYQLPPAAETKLVRCTRGAILDVIVDLREDSPTYLQHVAVELTAENRRALYVPELFAHGYQALTDGAEVVYQVGEAYTPGFERGLRHDDPRLGLTWPLPVTVISPKDAAWPLLEPLEVTR; translated from the coding sequence ATGATCTTCACCGAGACGAAGCTGCCGGGGGCCTTCATCCTCGACCTGGAGGTCCGCGAGGACGACCGGGGGGGCTTCGCGCGCACCTTCTGCCGGGAGGAATTCGCCGCGCACGGGCTGAAGCCGGACGTGGTGCAGGCGAATCTCAGTTACAACCACCGGGCCGGAACGCTGCGCGGGATGCACTACCAGCTCCCGCCCGCCGCCGAAACCAAACTGGTGCGCTGCACGCGCGGGGCGATCCTCGACGTGATCGTGGACCTGCGGGAGGACTCGCCCACGTACCTGCAACACGTGGCGGTCGAACTCACCGCCGAGAACCGCCGGGCGCTGTACGTGCCGGAGCTGTTCGCACACGGCTACCAGGCCCTCACCGACGGGGCGGAGGTGGTCTACCAGGTGGGCGAGGCGTACACGCCCGGCTTCGAGCGCGGCCTGCGCCACGACGACCCCCGGCTGGGCCTCACCTGGCCGCTGCCCGTCACGGTGATCTCGCCCAAGGACGCGGCCTGGCCGCTGCTGGAACCGCTGGAGGTGACGCGATGA
- a CDS encoding NAD(P)H-dependent oxidoreductase, which produces MIMVDTALRRREAEGRPVRVAMIGAGFMGRGVANQIINSVPGMELVAISNRNIANAERAYSEAGRTDFVRVETQAQLEDAIRRGQPAVTDDALLLCRSEQVDCLLDVTGDVEFGAQVTLEAIAHGRHMVTMNAELDATVGPLLKRRADAAGVILTAADGDQPGVQMNLYRFVRSIGLTPLVCGNIKGLQDPYRTPTTQKAFAERWGQNVNMVTSFADGTKISFEQAIVANGTGMRVERRGMRGTEFSGHVDELTKMYDVDELRRLGGVVDYTVGSKPGPGVFVLAAHDDPKQRHYLNLYKLGEGPLYSFYVPYHLCHFEVPLSAARVVLFGDAILQPLGAPQVDVIATAKTDLPAGTVLDGLGGYHTYGQCENADVVQAQRLLPMGLAVGCRLRRPVPRDQVLTYDDVELPAGSLAAALRAEQDRLFAPAPTTG; this is translated from the coding sequence ATGATCATGGTCGATACGGCCCTGCGCCGCCGCGAGGCGGAAGGGCGGCCGGTGCGGGTGGCGATGATCGGGGCCGGGTTCATGGGCCGGGGCGTCGCCAACCAGATCATCAACTCGGTGCCCGGGATGGAACTGGTGGCGATCTCCAACCGCAACATCGCCAACGCCGAACGGGCCTACAGCGAGGCGGGCCGCACGGATTTCGTGCGGGTGGAGACGCAAGCGCAGCTTGAGGACGCCATCCGCCGGGGCCAGCCCGCCGTGACGGACGATGCGCTGCTGCTGTGCCGCTCGGAGCAGGTGGACTGCCTGCTCGACGTGACGGGCGACGTGGAGTTCGGGGCGCAGGTGACGCTGGAGGCCATCGCGCATGGGCGGCACATGGTCACCATGAACGCCGAACTCGACGCGACGGTGGGACCGCTGCTCAAGCGCCGGGCGGACGCGGCGGGCGTGATCCTGACGGCGGCGGACGGCGACCAGCCGGGCGTGCAGATGAACCTCTACCGCTTCGTGCGCAGCATCGGGCTGACGCCGCTGGTGTGCGGGAACATCAAGGGCCTGCAAGACCCCTACCGCACGCCGACCACCCAGAAAGCCTTTGCCGAACGCTGGGGCCAGAACGTGAACATGGTGACCAGTTTCGCGGACGGCACCAAGATCTCCTTCGAGCAGGCCATCGTGGCGAACGGCACCGGGATGCGGGTCGAGCGGCGCGGGATGCGCGGCACCGAGTTCAGCGGCCACGTGGACGAACTGACCAAAATGTACGACGTGGACGAACTGCGGCGGCTGGGCGGGGTGGTGGACTACACCGTGGGCAGCAAGCCCGGCCCCGGCGTCTTCGTGCTCGCTGCCCACGACGACCCCAAGCAGCGCCACTACCTCAACCTCTACAAGCTGGGCGAGGGGCCACTCTACAGCTTCTACGTGCCCTACCACCTGTGCCACTTCGAGGTTCCGCTCTCGGCGGCGCGGGTGGTCCTGTTCGGGGACGCCATCTTGCAGCCGCTCGGTGCGCCCCAGGTGGACGTGATCGCGACCGCCAAGACCGATCTGCCCGCCGGAACCGTCCTCGACGGCCTGGGCGGCTACCACACCTACGGCCAGTGCGAGAACGCGGACGTGGTGCAGGCCCAGCGCCTCCTGCCGATGGGCCTGGCGGTCGGCTGCCGCCTGCGCCGCCCTGTTCCCCGCGACCAGGTGCTGACCTACGACGACGTGGAGTTGCCCGCGGGCTCGCTGGCCGCCGCCCTGCGCGCCGAGCAGGACCGGCTGTTCGCCCCGGCGCCCACCACCGGATGA
- a CDS encoding LacI family DNA-binding transcriptional regulator → MERIAKHAGLSSEQVRAALAMRGDVYPEVQDRVTASASELRYTITVRDRVAMAAGTSVATVNRAYRPDARHLVRPEVLQAIEREAARMGYTPDPVAQARRTQQSTIVAICPEMTHLSSPYHTALIRALTEVVTERGLYPVITPIPQDRLLPDIAQSSITSLVVLWEDPRTEQQAAALRAAGRQAVLIGHHGRLPSVAPDWTDAYERLTHRALEQAYDVLHLGYFSEHRWAASARLEGVARALASSRHQPRLRLWLHPELDLPCAVETLHAQGMFAAAGLLEALAQTPGALERRPRLGLDGIIQELMSELRTLQKSGRQRVALLGYSDMTVRQLMWHLTADDSGVRLGDQLGLAGHDNLEPIMRYLNPVLTTVAYDFGDFARQLIDQMGPEKEGGFTGLPTELILRESL, encoded by the coding sequence GTGGAACGAATCGCAAAACATGCGGGGTTGTCGTCCGAACAGGTGCGGGCCGCCCTGGCCATGCGCGGCGACGTGTATCCCGAGGTGCAGGACCGGGTTACGGCCAGCGCGAGCGAGCTGCGGTACACCATCACCGTGCGCGACCGGGTGGCGATGGCGGCCGGAACCTCGGTCGCCACCGTCAACCGGGCCTACCGGCCGGACGCCCGGCATCTGGTGCGGCCCGAGGTGCTTCAGGCCATCGAGCGGGAGGCGGCCCGCATGGGCTACACCCCCGATCCGGTCGCGCAGGCCCGCCGCACCCAGCAGAGCACCATCGTGGCGATCTGCCCCGAGATGACCCACCTGTCGAGTCCCTATCACACGGCGCTGATCCGCGCGCTGACCGAGGTGGTGACTGAGCGGGGCCTGTATCCGGTGATCACGCCCATCCCGCAAGACCGCCTCCTGCCCGACATCGCGCAGTCGAGCATCACCAGCCTGGTCGTGCTCTGGGAAGACCCGCGCACCGAGCAGCAGGCGGCGGCCCTGCGCGCGGCCGGGCGGCAGGCGGTGCTGATCGGGCACCACGGGCGCCTCCCCAGCGTGGCCCCCGACTGGACCGACGCCTACGAGCGGCTGACCCACCGCGCCCTGGAGCAGGCCTACGACGTGCTGCACCTGGGGTATTTCAGCGAACACCGCTGGGCGGCGAGCGCCCGCCTGGAGGGGGTGGCGCGCGCACTGGCCAGCAGCCGCCACCAGCCCCGGCTGAGGCTCTGGCTGCACCCGGAGCTGGATCTCCCCTGCGCGGTGGAAACCCTGCACGCGCAGGGCATGTTCGCCGCGGCGGGGTTGCTGGAGGCCCTGGCCCAGACGCCCGGCGCCCTGGAACGTCGCCCGCGCCTGGGGCTGGACGGCATCATTCAGGAGCTGATGTCGGAGCTGCGGACCCTCCAGAAGAGCGGCCGTCAGCGCGTGGCGCTCCTGGGCTACTCCGACATGACGGTGCGGCAACTGATGTGGCACCTCACCGCCGACGATTCCGGCGTGCGGCTGGGCGATCAGCTCGGCCTGGCCGGGCACGACAACCTCGAACCGATCATGCGGTATCTCAATCCGGTGCTCACCACGGTCGCCTACGACTTCGGGGACTTCGCCCGGCAGCTCATCGATCAGATGGGGCCGGAGAAGGAGGGCGGCTTCACCGGCCTGCCCACGGAGCTGATCCTGCGCGAGTCGCTCTGA
- a CDS encoding glycosyltransferase: MTRPRVLWVATAARGGIAGYVEALAATPLFTRWRVERLVTHDDGPARRRLTLFASGTARFVWRCLTARPQIVHLHSAAYGSFARKALLLWTAGLVFRIPTVLHLHAGEFADFYTRCPRPLRPLVRATLTRADRVVTLSPHLARAVTAIAPAARVTSVPNGVAVAPAPHRPEGPPRVLFLGLLIERKNPLGLLRAWAQIDRPPGARLLLAGDGPLRPAVEALVSELGLAESVDLLGWVDAARSARLLEEADVLVLPSFFEGQPLALIEGMARGVALVSTAVGGIPDLIEDGVSGRLVPPGDDAALAAALGAVLRDGELRTRLGNAAYERARQDFNIEHTWRRLDALYREIAPQAARLAPGEAL; the protein is encoded by the coding sequence GTGACCCGGCCCCGGGTGCTGTGGGTGGCGACCGCCGCGCGGGGCGGCATCGCCGGGTACGTCGAGGCATTGGCGGCCACCCCGCTCTTCACGCGCTGGCGGGTCGAGCGGCTCGTCACCCATGACGACGGCCCGGCGCGGCGTCGCCTGACCCTCTTTGCTTCCGGCACGGCCCGCTTCGTGTGGCGTTGTCTGACGGCCCGCCCGCAGATCGTTCACCTGCACTCGGCGGCCTACGGCAGTTTTGCCCGCAAGGCGCTGCTGCTCTGGACGGCTGGCCTCGTCTTCCGCATTCCCACGGTGTTGCACCTGCACGCCGGGGAGTTCGCGGACTTCTATACCCGCTGTCCGCGTCCCCTGCGGCCCCTCGTGCGCGCCACCCTGACCCGTGCCGACCGGGTGGTGACCCTGTCGCCCCACCTCGCCCGCGCGGTGACGGCCATCGCGCCCGCCGCGCGGGTCACGTCCGTGCCGAACGGCGTCGCCGTGGCCCCGGCGCCGCACCGCCCGGAGGGGCCGCCCCGGGTCCTCTTCCTGGGCCTGCTGATCGAGCGCAAGAACCCTCTGGGCCTGCTGCGTGCCTGGGCGCAGATTGACCGGCCCCCCGGCGCGCGGCTGCTCCTGGCGGGGGACGGCCCGCTGCGGCCCGCGGTGGAGGCCCTCGTCAGCGAACTGGGGCTGGCAGAGAGCGTGGACCTGCTCGGCTGGGTGGACGCCGCCCGGAGCGCCCGGCTGCTGGAGGAGGCGGACGTGCTGGTGCTGCCCTCCTTTTTCGAGGGGCAGCCGCTCGCGCTGATCGAGGGGATGGCGCGCGGCGTCGCCCTGGTGTCCACGGCGGTGGGCGGGATTCCAGACCTGATCGAGGACGGGGTGAGTGGCCGCCTGGTACCGCCCGGCGACGACGCGGCCCTGGCCGCCGCGCTGGGCGCGGTGCTGAGGGACGGCGAATTGCGGACGCGGCTGGGCAACGCGGCCTATGAGCGTGCCCGGCAGGACTTCAACATCGAACACACCTGGCGGCGCCTGGACGCCCTCTACCGTGAGATCGCGCCGCAGGCCGCCCGCCTCGCCCCCGGGGAGGCGCTGTGA
- a CDS encoding deoxyguanosinetriphosphate triphosphohydrolase translates to MFTRADLEAREAATLAPYATLSRDSRGREYPEPESETRTAFQKDRDRILHTTAFRRLESKTQVFLNVPFGRGQGDHYRTRLTHTLEVQQVARSVALMLGLNETLAEAIALAHDLGHPPFGHAGERVLDALMAEYGGFNHNTQARRIVTRLEDRYPGFPGLNLTLDTLDGLNKHDRAGLGPPGLEAQLVDAADALAYTAHDLDDGLRSGLLTPEGLEALPLWQELLSRVPVQSPHLTERDRRVLHRELLGWLIQDLTAASDSAIRASGVTCAAQVRAQPERLITYSAPMRELLAETGVFLRENLYRHWRVEMQVEQGTRLLNTLFTAFLARPSMLPPAVRARAEVDGLPRAVCDFIAGMTDRYAGEMYAALVPPAPTL, encoded by the coding sequence ATGTTCACCCGCGCCGATCTGGAGGCGCGCGAGGCCGCCACGCTCGCGCCCTACGCGACCCTGAGCCGCGACTCGCGCGGGCGGGAGTACCCGGAACCCGAGAGCGAGACGCGCACCGCTTTCCAGAAGGACCGCGACCGCATCCTGCACACCACCGCGTTCCGGCGGCTGGAGAGCAAGACGCAGGTGTTCCTGAACGTGCCCTTCGGCCGGGGGCAGGGGGACCACTACCGCACCCGCCTGACCCACACGCTGGAGGTGCAGCAGGTCGCCCGCTCGGTCGCGCTGATGCTGGGCCTGAACGAGACGCTGGCCGAGGCGATTGCCCTCGCGCACGATCTCGGGCACCCGCCCTTCGGCCACGCGGGCGAGCGGGTGCTGGACGCGCTGATGGCGGAATACGGTGGCTTCAACCACAACACCCAGGCGCGGCGCATCGTGACCCGGCTGGAGGACCGCTATCCGGGCTTTCCCGGCCTGAACCTTACGCTCGACACCCTCGACGGGCTGAACAAGCACGACCGCGCGGGGCTGGGGCCACCCGGCCTGGAAGCGCAACTCGTGGACGCCGCCGACGCGCTGGCCTACACCGCCCACGACCTCGACGACGGGCTGCGGAGCGGGCTGCTGACGCCGGAGGGGCTGGAGGCGTTGCCGCTGTGGCAGGAATTGCTCTCAAGGGTGCCGGTGCAGTCGCCGCACCTGACCGAACGCGACCGGCGCGTGCTGCACCGCGAGCTGCTGGGCTGGCTGATTCAGGACCTGACCGCCGCCAGCGATAGCGCCATTCGCGCGAGCGGCGTGACCTGTGCGGCGCAGGTCCGCGCGCAGCCGGAGCGCCTGATCACCTACAGCGCCCCCATGCGCGAGCTGCTGGCGGAAACGGGCGTCTTCCTGCGCGAGAACCTTTACCGGCACTGGCGCGTGGAGATGCAGGTGGAGCAGGGCACCCGCCTGCTGAACACCCTGTTCACGGCCTTTCTGGCCCGGCCCTCCATGCTGCCCCCCGCCGTGCGCGCCCGCGCCGAGGTGGACGGCCTGCCCCGCGCCGTCTGCGACTTCATCGCCGGGATGACCGACCGTTACGCCGGGGAGATGTACGCGGCACTGGTGCCGCCCGCGCCGACACTCTGA
- a CDS encoding ABC transporter permease has translation MSAPVTPPTPAPDPARTTPGTFAHQIRAAWAFVFRDFHLTRRYWSWVLVFTFYDMVTAASIMLIGVAAHNPRLTLTLLLGAVMWSFLGRLFGEIANSISYERWEGTIEYTFMAPVSRLTHLVGVSLFAGAYALLRGVLVFLFMSLFVDIGASFVQVLECLVVFVVASLGFMGIGLMAAVLPVMSTENGAQATNIIQAVFLLISGVYYPVSVLPAWLQPISALSPATYALNACRKILGVNGTGTVIQPGVTLAGVLPELGILLLFGLVTIPLGLFVFGRAETWAKRTGKLKRAG, from the coding sequence ATGAGCGCCCCCGTCACGCCCCCCACTCCCGCGCCCGACCCGGCGCGCACGACGCCCGGCACGTTCGCGCACCAGATTCGCGCCGCCTGGGCCTTCGTGTTCCGCGATTTCCACCTCACCCGGCGCTACTGGTCGTGGGTGCTGGTCTTTACCTTCTACGACATGGTAACGGCGGCCAGCATCATGCTGATCGGCGTGGCGGCGCACAACCCCCGCCTGACCCTCACGCTGCTGCTGGGGGCGGTGATGTGGTCCTTCCTGGGCCGCCTCTTCGGGGAGATCGCCAACAGCATCAGCTACGAACGCTGGGAAGGCACCATCGAGTACACCTTCATGGCCCCGGTCAGCCGCCTGACGCATCTGGTCGGCGTGAGCCTCTTTGCGGGCGCCTACGCCCTGCTGCGCGGCGTGCTGGTGTTCCTGTTCATGAGCCTGTTCGTGGACATCGGGGCCAGCTTCGTGCAGGTGCTGGAGTGTCTGGTGGTGTTCGTGGTCGCCAGCCTGGGCTTCATGGGCATCGGCCTGATGGCGGCGGTGCTGCCCGTGATGAGCACCGAGAACGGCGCGCAGGCCACCAACATCATCCAGGCGGTGTTCCTGCTGATCTCCGGCGTGTACTACCCGGTCAGCGTGCTGCCCGCCTGGCTCCAGCCCATCAGCGCCCTGTCGCCCGCCACCTACGCCCTGAACGCCTGCCGCAAGATTCTGGGCGTAAACGGGACCGGGACGGTCATCCAGCCCGGCGTGACGCTGGCGGGCGTGCTGCCCGAACTGGGCATCCTGTTGCTGTTCGGCCTGGTCACCATTCCGCTGGGCCTGTTCGTGTTCGGGCGGGCCGAAACCTGGGCCAAACGCACTGGGAAGCTGAAGCGGGCGGGGTAG
- a CDS encoding ABC transporter ATP-binding protein translates to MTLNAPPEASAALSSVPRDLTGREVAIDVQQLVKGFRKKSGGTLLRPRFTESRAVDGVTFQVRRGEIYGVLGPNGSGKSTLIRAMSTLLIPDAGRVTIFGLDVVCDEAQVRRLLNRVSVDAAFYKKLSPRENLLYSAQLYGLDRHVAEERALSTLKRLGLKEKAFYEPLEEMSRGMQQKVAIARAFLTSPVVVLLDEPTTGLDPKSRRDVQEFVLELRDVHDATIILTTHDMPEAERLCDRIAFISGGKFVAEGTPDELRALAGPGKSLEDAFIELTGEDLAEKGEEET, encoded by the coding sequence GTGACCCTGAACGCCCCACCCGAGGCGTCCGCCGCCCTGTCCTCCGTGCCCCGCGACCTGACCGGGCGGGAGGTCGCCATCGACGTGCAGCAGCTCGTCAAGGGCTTCCGCAAGAAGTCCGGCGGCACGCTGCTGCGCCCCCGCTTCACCGAGAGCCGCGCCGTGGATGGCGTGACCTTCCAGGTGCGCCGGGGCGAGATTTACGGCGTCCTCGGTCCCAACGGCAGCGGCAAGAGCACCCTGATCCGCGCGATGAGTACCCTCCTGATCCCTGACGCGGGCCGTGTGACCATCTTCGGGCTGGACGTGGTGTGTGACGAGGCGCAGGTGCGGCGGCTCCTCAACCGCGTGTCGGTGGACGCCGCCTTCTACAAGAAGCTCTCGCCGCGCGAGAACCTGCTCTATTCCGCGCAGCTCTACGGCCTCGACCGGCACGTCGCGGAAGAACGCGCCCTGAGCACGCTGAAGCGCCTCGGTCTGAAGGAGAAAGCCTTTTACGAGCCACTGGAGGAGATGAGCCGGGGGATGCAGCAGAAAGTCGCCATCGCCCGCGCCTTCCTGACCAGTCCGGTCGTCGTGCTGCTGGACGAACCCACCACCGGCCTCGACCCCAAGAGCCGCCGCGACGTGCAGGAATTCGTGCTGGAACTCCGCGACGTTCACGACGCCACCATCATCCTGACCACCCACGACATGCCGGAAGCCGAGCGGCTGTGCGACCGCATCGCCTTTATCTCCGGCGGCAAATTCGTGGCCGAGGGCACCCCGGACGAGCTGCGCGCCCTCGCCGGGCCGGGCAAGAGCCTGGAAGACGCCTTTATCGAACTGACCGGCGAGGACCTGGCCGAGAAAGGCGAGGAGGAGACATGA
- a CDS encoding NUDIX domain-containing protein yields MSDEGKGNTDTRVIYDGRMVRLEVQDGKWEIVRHADAVAILALNDQGEMLLVRQRRPAIGTTTLEAPAGLIDEGETPEAAARRELQEEVGQDGDMTLLTRFYSSPGFCDEELYVYRATNLRESKLPQDADEDIEVVWLPPQQVLDGLRDGTLVGSASTVTAALYGMQALAREG; encoded by the coding sequence ATGAGCGACGAAGGCAAGGGCAACACGGATACCCGGGTCATCTACGACGGGCGCATGGTGCGGCTGGAGGTGCAGGATGGCAAATGGGAAATCGTGCGGCACGCGGACGCGGTGGCGATCCTGGCGCTGAATGACCAGGGCGAGATGCTGCTGGTCCGGCAGCGGCGCCCGGCCATCGGGACCACGACGCTGGAAGCCCCGGCGGGCCTGATCGACGAGGGCGAGACGCCCGAGGCCGCCGCGCGGCGCGAGCTTCAGGAGGAGGTGGGCCAGGACGGCGACATGACGCTGCTGACCCGCTTCTACTCCAGCCCCGGCTTCTGTGACGAGGAGCTGTACGTGTACCGGGCCACCAACCTGCGCGAGAGCAAGTTGCCCCAGGACGCGGACGAGGACATCGAGGTCGTCTGGCTGCCGCCGCAACAGGTGCTGGACGGGTTGCGGGACGGCACGCTGGTGGGCAGCGCCAGCACGGTGACGGCAGCCCTGTACGGCATGCAGGCCCTCGCGCGGGAAGGGTGA
- a CDS encoding bifunctional riboflavin kinase/FAD synthetase: MKTYVSPTQRPDTETVVAIGSFDGVHLGHQALLAQLKAKGREHRVPTVVYTFDPPTRVLTQGVEFLSTLPEKLELLARYGIDETVAVPFTAEFASRPKEAFLDDLRALHPRAIVVGEDFHFGKGRAGGLGDLREVTREVVSLPMHQLGGEDIKSTRIREYLAAGDVEGAARLLGRHYDAQGVVVQGDRLGRTIGWPTANIRVPEGKALPLGVFAVVALTERGPNNVQRWHGMANVGFRPTVNGTERRFEVHLFDFDGDLYGEELDVKFFAHLRGEQKFSGLDELKAQLGRDAEAARAALRDVR, translated from the coding sequence ATGAAAACCTACGTCTCCCCCACCCAGCGGCCCGACACGGAGACGGTGGTCGCCATCGGCTCCTTCGACGGCGTGCATCTGGGGCATCAGGCCCTGCTCGCGCAACTCAAGGCGAAGGGCCGCGAGCACCGTGTCCCCACCGTCGTGTACACCTTCGACCCCCCCACGCGTGTGCTGACGCAGGGGGTGGAATTCCTGTCCACCCTGCCCGAGAAGCTCGAACTGCTGGCCCGCTACGGCATCGACGAGACGGTGGCGGTGCCCTTCACGGCCGAGTTTGCCTCCCGGCCCAAGGAAGCGTTTCTGGACGACCTGCGCGCCCTGCACCCCCGCGCCATCGTGGTCGGTGAGGACTTCCACTTCGGCAAGGGCCGGGCGGGGGGGCTGGGCGATCTGCGCGAGGTGACGCGTGAGGTGGTGTCCCTCCCCATGCACCAGCTCGGCGGCGAGGACATCAAGAGTACCCGCATCCGTGAGTACCTGGCGGCTGGCGACGTGGAGGGCGCTGCCCGGCTCCTGGGCCGCCACTACGACGCGCAGGGCGTGGTGGTGCAGGGTGACCGGCTGGGGCGGACCATCGGCTGGCCCACCGCCAATATCCGTGTCCCCGAGGGGAAGGCGCTCCCGCTGGGTGTGTTCGCGGTGGTCGCCCTCACCGAGCGGGGGCCGAACAATGTCCAGCGCTGGCACGGCATGGCGAACGTCGGCTTTCGTCCCACCGTGAACGGCACGGAGCGCCGCTTCGAGGTCCACCTCTTCGACTTTGACGGCGATCTCTACGGGGAGGAGCTGGACGTGAAGTTCTTCGCGCATCTGCGCGGTGAGCAGAAGTTCAGCGGGCTGGACGAACTGAAGGCCCAGCTTGGGCGGGACGCCGAGGCGGCGCGGGCGGCGCTGAGGGACGTGCGGTAG
- a CDS encoding DUF6174 domain-containing protein — MLPLSRLLPPTLLAFVLTACVPAQHLTSAARETAVPLATGCVSGYTRPDFAALERDLAAARAKWKAANVRDYSYDFAQIAAPVLLPTTRVTVRGGTVQGVRLVAGQTGQPSAQARATIEDRFASIAQALAAQKDRPCPAAQAEYDPRDGHPTRFYSGSREADIADGWGEWKITNFTRP, encoded by the coding sequence ATGCTCCCCCTTTCCCGGCTGTTGCCTCCCACCCTGCTCGCCTTCGTGCTGACGGCCTGTGTTCCCGCGCAGCACCTGACCAGCGCAGCGAGGGAAACGGCGGTCCCGCTTGCCACCGGGTGCGTGTCCGGCTACACCCGCCCCGATTTCGCCGCACTGGAACGTGACCTCGCCGCCGCCCGGGCGAAGTGGAAGGCCGCGAACGTCCGCGACTACAGCTACGACTTTGCCCAGATCGCCGCGCCCGTCCTGCTGCCCACCACCCGCGTGACGGTGCGCGGCGGGACGGTCCAGGGTGTCCGCCTCGTCGCCGGGCAGACCGGTCAGCCGAGCGCCCAGGCCCGCGCGACCATCGAGGACCGTTTCGCCAGCATCGCGCAGGCCCTCGCCGCCCAGAAAGACCGGCCCTGCCCCGCCGCCCAGGCTGAGTACGACCCCCGCGACGGTCACCCCACCCGCTTCTACAGCGGCTCCCGGGAAGCCGACATCGCGGACGGCTGGGGCGAGTGGAAGATCACGAACTTCACCCGGCCCTGA
- a CDS encoding menaquinone biosynthesis family protein — protein sequence MITAPSPLDTAALDLGYSFCPNDTFIFYALQAGRVPAPLPVREVLEDVQTLNDWAVAGRLPITKISYRAYFEVMDRYVALRSGGALGRGVGPLVVAREKLGDLNGRRVASPGALTTAELLLRLAYPDVRLTRLRYDEVMPAVARGEVDAGLIIHESRFTYPQHGLVKLLDLGAWWERETGLPLPLGAILVRRDLPLEVQCGLNAAVRASLEYAHAHPQEPMAYIRQHALEMSDEVMRAHIDLYVNDFSLDVGAEGERAVRELHRRAVAVGAAPSCNLPLFVAEG from the coding sequence ATGATCACGGCCCCCTCCCCCCTCGACACGGCCGCCCTCGATCTGGGCTATTCCTTCTGTCCGAACGACACCTTCATCTTCTACGCGCTCCAGGCGGGCCGCGTCCCGGCGCCGCTCCCCGTGCGCGAGGTGCTGGAGGACGTGCAGACGCTGAACGACTGGGCGGTGGCGGGCCGTCTCCCCATCACCAAAATCAGCTACCGCGCCTATTTCGAGGTGATGGATCGCTACGTGGCCCTGCGCTCGGGCGGGGCGCTGGGGCGCGGGGTGGGGCCGCTGGTGGTCGCGCGGGAGAAGCTGGGCGACCTGAACGGACGCCGGGTGGCCTCGCCGGGCGCGCTCACCACCGCCGAACTGCTGCTGCGCCTCGCCTACCCCGACGTACGCCTGACACGGCTGCGCTACGACGAGGTGATGCCCGCCGTCGCGCGCGGAGAGGTGGACGCCGGGCTGATCATCCACGAGTCGCGTTTCACGTACCCGCAGCACGGGCTGGTGAAGCTGCTGGACCTGGGCGCCTGGTGGGAGAGGGAAACGGGCCTGCCGCTCCCGCTGGGCGCGATCCTGGTCCGCCGCGACCTGCCGCTGGAGGTCCAGTGCGGCCTGAACGCCGCCGTCCGCGCCAGCCTGGAGTACGCCCACGCGCACCCGCAGGAGCCGATGGCCTACATTCGCCAGCACGCGCTGGAGATGAGCGACGAGGTGATGCGCGCCCACATTGACCTGTACGTGAATGATTTCAGCCTGGATGTGGGTGCAGAGGGCGAGCGGGCCGTGCGCGAACTGCACCGCCGGGCGGTGGCGGTGGGTGCGGCCCCTTCCTGTAACCTCCCGTTGTTTGTTGCAGAGGGCTGA